Genomic DNA from Streptomyces sp. PCS3-D2:
CGCCGAGGACGCGAAGCAGTTGGCGAAGGCGCGCGAGCGCCGCGCCGACCTGCCGGGCCTGCGCCACGTCGTGGTCCTCGACGCCGACGACGCGGTCGCCGTCGAGGGTGACCCGGAGGGCTGGGTGCTCTCGCTGGCCGAGCTGGAGGAGAGAGGCAAGGAGCACCTCGCCAAGCACCCCGGGGCCGTCGACGAGCGCATCGCGTCCATCACCTCCGACCAGCTCGCCACCCTCATCTACACCTCCGGCACCACCGGCCGCCCCAAGGGCGTGCGCCTGCTGCACGACAACTGGTCGTACCTCGCCAAGGCCATGGTCGCCACCGGCCTGATCGGCAAGGAGGACGTCCAGTACCTCTGGCTGCCGCTGGCCCACGTCTTCGGCAAGGTGCTGACCTCCGGCCAGATCGAGGCCGGTCACGTGACGGCCGTCGACGGCCGCATCGACAAGATCATCGAGAATCTGCCGGTCGTGCAGCCCACCTACATGGCCGCCGTCCCGCGCATCTTCGAGAAGGTCTACAACGGCGTGGCCGCCAAGGCCCGGGCCGCCGGCGGCGCCAAGTACAAGATCTTCCAGTGGTCCGCCGGCGTCGCCCGCGAGTACGCCAGGGTCACGCAGGACAACTACCGCCGCACCGGGCGGGCGACCGCCCCCCTCGGCCTCACCACCAAGCACAAGATCGCCGACGCGCTCGTCTACTCCAAGCTCCGCGACGCCTTCGGCGGGAAGCTGCGCGCCGCCGTGTCCGGCGCCTCGGCCCTGGCTCCCGACATCGGCTTCTTCTTCTCCGGCGCGGGCATCCACATCCTGGAGGGCTACGGCCTGACGGAGTCCAGCGCGGCCTCCTTCGTCAACCCCGGCGAGGCGTACCGCACCGGCACGGTCGGCAAGCCGCTCCCCGGCACCGAGGTCCGCATCGCCGACGACGGCGAGGTCCTGCTGCGCGGCCCCGGCATCATGGAGGGCTACCACGGGCAGCCGGACAAGACCGACGAGGTCCTGGAGTCCGACGGCTGGCTGCACACCGGCGACATCGGCGAGCTGTCGCCCGACGGCTACCTGCGCATCACCGACCGCAAGAAGGACCTGATCAAGACCTCGGGCGGCAAGTACGTCGCCCCGGCCGAGATCGAGGGCCAGTTCAAGGCGATCTGCCCGTACGTGTCGACCATCGTCGTGCACGGCGCCGACCGGAACTTCTGCTCGGCGCTGATCGCCCTCGACGAGCCGTCGATCCTCGGCTGGGCGGCCGAGAACGGGCTGGAGGGCCGCACGTACCAGGAGGTCCTGGCGGCGCCGGAGACCGACCGGCTGATCGAGACCTACGTCCAGACCCTGAACGAGGGCCTCCAGCGGTGGCAGACGGTCAAGAAGTTCCGGATCCTGCCGCGCGACCTCGACGTCGAGCACGGCGACCTCACGCCCAGCCTGAAGCTCAAGCGGCCGGTGGTCGAGCGTGAGTTCAAGCACCTGATCGAAGAGATGTACGAGGGAGCCCGCGAGGTCTGACGCCCGCTGCGGGCCCGGCGGTGCGGGGCGTCGGCCCGCACCCCGCGCCCCGCCCCCACGGCCGCCGGTGCGCCGGCGGCCGGAGGCGGGCGGGCAGGGCGGGCTGCCGGGTGCGGGATGATGGGGGTATGCCTTCCGCACTCCCCGACGGTGAACCCATGCCCGAAGACGGCTCGCTGCCGTCGCACGCCCTGGCGGGCGCGGGGGAGCGGCCGCTCGGGTTCTACCTGCACGTCCCGTACTGCGCCACACGCTGCGGGTACTGCGACTTCAACACCTACACGGCGACCGAGCTACGGGGCACGGGAGGCGTGCTCGCCTCCCGCGAGAACTACGCCGCCACCCTGATCGACGAGGTCCGGCTCGCACGGAAGGTGCTCGGCGACGACCCGAGGTCCGTCCGCACCGTCTTCGTCGGCGGCGGCACGCCGACGCTGCTGCCCGCCGGGGACCTCGTACAGATGCTCGCGGCGATCCGGGACGAGTTCGGCCTGGCCGACGACGCCGAGATCACCACGGAGGCCAATCCGGAGTCCGTGGACCCGGCCTACCTGGCGGAGCTGCGGGCCGGCGGCTTCAACCGGATCTCGTTCGGCATGCAGAGCGCCAAGCAGCACGTCCTGAAGGTCCTGGACCGCACCCACACACCCGGGCGCCCCGAGGCGTGCGTGGCGGAGGCCCGCGCGGCGGGCTTCGAGCACGTCAACCTCGACCTGATCTACGGCACCCCGGGCGAGACGGACCAGGACTGGCGCGACTCCCTCGCCGCCGCCCTCGGGGCCGGCCCGGACCACGTCAGTGCCTACGCGCTGATCGTCGAGGAGGGCACCCAGCTGGCCCGCCGGATCCGCCGCGGTGAGGTCCCCATGACGGACGACGACGTCCACGCCGACCGCTACCTGATCGCCGACGAGGTCATGGCCCAGGCGGGGTACTCCTGGTACGAGGTGTCGAACTGGGCCACCTCGGACGCCGGGCGCTGCCTGCACAACGAGCTGTACTGGCGCGGCGCCGACTGGTGGGGCGCCGGACCGGGGGCGCACTCGCATGTGGGCGGGGTGCGCTGGTGGAACGTCAAGCACCCCGGTGCCTACGCCGCCGCCCTCGCCGAGGGGCGCTCCCCGGGGGCGGGGCGCGAGCTGCTCTCGGCGGAGGACCGCCGCGTGGAGCGGATCCTGCTGGAGCTGCGCCTCGTGGACGGCGTCCCGCTGTCCCTGCTCGCCCCGGCCGGTCTGGCCGCTTCCCGCAAGGCCCTCGCCGACGAGCTGCTGGAGCCGGGCCCCTACGAGGCCGGGCGGGCTGTGCTGACCCTGCGTGGGCGGCTGCTGGCCGATGCGGTGGTGCGGGACCTGGTGGACTGATCACCCGCCGGGGTGAAGACCACCGGATCCTCGTTCGGACTGCCGACGCCGTCCCCGGGCCGCCGCCGACCCGTCGTCGCGCAGTGCGTCCCGCTGACGATCCCGGCCGGTCGGGGTAACGACGCCGTTCACCGCTCCCGGCGGGTCTCGGAGTGCGGCGAGCCGCTGCCGCCGGAACTGCTCGCCATCGAGCTGGACACGAGCGACTTCGGAAACCTTCGACGGCGTCAGGCCCCGCCGTCACCCGTGACGAAGTCGATGAGCTCCTCCACGCGGCCCAGCAGGGTCGGCTCCAGGTCCTTGTAGGAGCCCACCCGGGACAGGATGTGCTGCCAGGCGGCCCCGGTGTTCTCCGGCCAGCCCAGGGCGCGGCAGACGCCCGTCTTCCAGTCCTGGCCGCGCGGGACCACCGGCCATGCGGCGATGCCCAGCGCGGAGGGCTTCACGGCCTGCCAGACGTCCACGTACGGATGGCCGACCACCAGCACGTCGGGCGAGGTGGCGGCGACCGCGGCGGCGATACGGGACTCCTTCGAGCCCGGCACCAGGTGGTCCACCAGCACCCCCAGCCGGGCGTCCGGCGCCGGACCGAACTCCGCGACCACCGCGGGGAGGTCGTCGACGCCCTCCAGGTATTCGACCACGACGCCCTCGATGCGCAGGTCGTCGCCCCAGACCCGCTCCACCAGCTCGGCGTCGTGGCGGCCCTCCACGTAGATCCGGCCCGCTCGGGCCACCCGCGCCCGCGCGCCGGGGACGGCGATCGACCCCGATGCCGTCCGGGCCGGCGCCGACGGGCCCCGCGACGGGCGGACCAGGGTGACCACCGCGCCGTCCAGCAGGAAGGCCCGCGGCTCCATGGGGAACACCCGGCGCTTGCCGAACCGGTCCTCCAGGGTCACCGTCCCCGCCTCGCAGGCCACCACCGCGCCGCAGAAGTCCGTACCCGCCACCTCGACGACCAGGTCCGGGTCCGCGGCGACCTCCGGGACGGCCTTGGGGCGCTTCCACTGCGGGGTCAGGTCGGGGGAGTACTCGCGCATCCGGTCGACACTAGGAGAGCGGTGGCCCTCCCCGCTACGACACGCCGGAACGGGCCGCCAGTGTGGCGCGTTGCGCACGCACGAACCGCGCGTCGACCACTGCTCCGTGACCGGGTACGTACAGTGCGTCCTCGCCGCCCAGCGCCAGGAGCCGGTCCAGTGCCGCGGGCCACTGCCGCGGCACGGCGTCCGGGCCGGCCACCGGCTCGCCCGATTCCTCGACCAGGTCCCCGCAGAACACGGTCTCGCGGTCACCCGCGACGAAGACGGCCAGGTCGTGTCCGGTGTGCCCGGGCCCCACGTTGGCCAGCAGCACCTGCACCCCGCCCAGGTCCAGGGTCCACTCGCCCGACACCTGGTGGTCGGGCAGCACCAGGCGGTCCACCGCCTCGCTCGCCTCCGCCTGCGCGAGCCCGTGCCGCACCGCGTCCCGGCGCAGCTCCTCGCGGCCCGTGGCGAGCAGCGCGGCCAGCCCGACCGCGCCGAAGACCTGGGCCCCGGGGAAGGCGGACGCGCCCAGGACGTGATCGAAATGACCGTGCGTGAATGCGATATGGGTCACGCTCCGGCCCGTCAGCCGCTCGGCCTCGGCCCGCACCTCGGTGCCCTCGCGCACGCACGATCCGGGGTCGACGAGGAGGACGGACCCGTCCCCCACCACCAGTCCCACCGTGCAGTCCCACACCGGCAGACGCCGCCGGCCGGTCCTTGCGGTGAGCCGTTCCCAGCCCGCCTCTTCCCAATGCACGTCCATGCCGCGACGCTACCCTGGCGGGCCTCCCTTGCCACGGTCTCACCACCCGGCCGTACACTGAGCGGGGGATCTCTGGCACTCGAACGCACAGAGTGCCAACGAACGGCAGAACACGGCAACGGATCAGGCTGGAGGTGTGCGCGATGCTCAGCGAACGCAGACTCGAAGTGCTGCGCGCCATCGTCCAGGACTACGTCGGGACGGAGGAGCCGGTCGGCTCCAAGGCGCTCACCGAGCGGCACCGGCTCGGCGTCTCGCCCGCCACCGTGCGCAACGACATGGCGGTGCTGGAGGAAGAGGGCTACATCGCCCAGCCCCACACCAGCGCCGGCCGGATCCCCACCGACAAGGGCTACCGCCTCTTCGTCGACAAGCTCGCGGGGGTCAAGCCGCTGTCGACGCCCGAGCGCCGCGCCATCCAGAACTTCCTCGACGGGGCCGTCGACCTCGACGACGTCGTCGGCCGTACGGTGCGTCTGCTCGCGCAGCTCACCCGTCAGGTCGCGGTCGTGCAGTACCCCAGCCTGACCCGGTCGACCGTCCGGCACGTGGAGCTGCTCTCGCTCGCCCCCGCGCGGCTGATGCTCGTACTGATCACGGACACCGGGCGCGTCGAGCAGCGGCTCGTCGACTGCCCGAGCCCTTTCGGCGAGGCCTCGCTGGCCGACCTGCGGGCCCGGCTCAACAGCCGGGTCGTCGGCCGGCGCTTCACCGATGTCCCCCCGCTCGTCCAGGACCTCCCCGAGTCCTTCGAGGCCGAGGACCGGGGCACGGTGTCCACCGTGCTCTCGACGCTCCTCGAAACCCTGGTCGAGGAGGCGGAGGAGCGGCTGATGATCGGCGGTACCGCCAATCTCACCCGCTTCGGACACGATTTCCCCCTGACGATCAGGCCGGTGCTGGAGGCGCTGGAGGAGCAGGTCGTGCTCCTCAAGCTCCTCGGCGAGGCCAACGAGTCGGGAATGGCCGTAAGGATCGGGCACGAGAACGCCTACGAGGGGCTCAACTCCACGTCGGTCGTCTCGGTCGGTTACGGTTCGGGCGGCGAAACCGTCGCCAAACTCGGCGTGGTCGGACCGACCCGCATGGACTACCCCGGAACGATGGGAGCGGTACGCGCAGTGGCACGTTACGTCGGACAGATCCTGGCGGAGTCGTAAGTGGCCACGGACTACTACGCCGTTCTCGGCGTGCGCCGCGACGCATCGCAGGACGAGATCAAGAAGGCCTTCCGGCGCCTCGCGCGTGAACTCCACCCGGATGTGAATCCGGACCCGAAGACGCAGGAGCGCTTCAAGGAGATCAACGCGGCCTACGAGGTGCTGTCGGACCCGCAGAAGAAGCAGGTCTACGACCTCGGCGGCGACCCGCTGTCCTCCTCGGGCGGCGGCGGGGCCGGCGGATTCGGGGCGGGCGGCTTCGGCAACTTCTCCGACATCATGGACGCCTTCTTCGGCCAGGCCTCGCAGCGCGGACCGCGCTCGCGGACCCGGCGCGGCCAGGACGCCATGATCCGCCTCGACCTGGAGCTGGACGAGGCGGCCTTCGGGACGACCAAGGACATCCAGGTCGACACGGCCGTCGTCTGCACCACCTGCTCCGGTGAGGGCGCGGCCCCCGGGACCTCGGCGCAGACCTGCGACATGTGCCGTGGACGCGGTGAGGTCTCCCAGGTCACCCGGTCCTTCCTGGGCCAGGTCATGACCTCGCGCCCCTGCCCCCAGTGCCAGGGCTTCGGCACCGTCGTCCCGACCCCGTGCCACGAGTGCGCGGGCGACGGCCGGATCCGCTCCCGCCGCAGCCTCACGGTCAAGATCCCGGCCGGTGTGGAGAACGGCACCCGGATCCAGCTCGCGGGCGAGGGCGAGGTCGGCCCCGGCGGCGGCCCCGCCGGCGACCTGTACGTGGAGATCCACGAACTGGCGCACCCGACCTTCCAGCGGCGCGGGGACGACCTGCACTGCACCGTCACCATCCCGATGACGGCGGCCGCGCTCGGCACCAAATGTCCGCTGGAGACGTTGGACGGCCTGGAGGAGATCGACATCCGGCCCGGCACCGGGTCCGGCCAGGCGATCCCGCTGCACGGGCGCGGCGTCACCCACCTGCGCGGCGGCGGGCGCGGAGACCTGATCGTCCACGTCGAGGTCACCACCCCGACCAAGCTGGACGCCCAGCAGGAGGAACTGCTGCGCCAGCTGGCGAAGCTGCGCGGTGAGGAGCGGCCCATGGGCCAGTTCGCGCCGGGCCAGCAGGGCCTCTTCAGCCGTCTGAAGGATGCTTTCAACGGTCGCTGA
This window encodes:
- the dnaJ gene encoding molecular chaperone DnaJ, giving the protein MATDYYAVLGVRRDASQDEIKKAFRRLARELHPDVNPDPKTQERFKEINAAYEVLSDPQKKQVYDLGGDPLSSSGGGGAGGFGAGGFGNFSDIMDAFFGQASQRGPRSRTRRGQDAMIRLDLELDEAAFGTTKDIQVDTAVVCTTCSGEGAAPGTSAQTCDMCRGRGEVSQVTRSFLGQVMTSRPCPQCQGFGTVVPTPCHECAGDGRIRSRRSLTVKIPAGVENGTRIQLAGEGEVGPGGGPAGDLYVEIHELAHPTFQRRGDDLHCTVTIPMTAAALGTKCPLETLDGLEEIDIRPGTGSGQAIPLHGRGVTHLRGGGRGDLIVHVEVTTPTKLDAQQEELLRQLAKLRGEERPMGQFAPGQQGLFSRLKDAFNGR
- the hemW gene encoding radical SAM family heme chaperone HemW → MPSALPDGEPMPEDGSLPSHALAGAGERPLGFYLHVPYCATRCGYCDFNTYTATELRGTGGVLASRENYAATLIDEVRLARKVLGDDPRSVRTVFVGGGTPTLLPAGDLVQMLAAIRDEFGLADDAEITTEANPESVDPAYLAELRAGGFNRISFGMQSAKQHVLKVLDRTHTPGRPEACVAEARAAGFEHVNLDLIYGTPGETDQDWRDSLAAALGAGPDHVSAYALIVEEGTQLARRIRRGEVPMTDDDVHADRYLIADEVMAQAGYSWYEVSNWATSDAGRCLHNELYWRGADWWGAGPGAHSHVGGVRWWNVKHPGAYAAALAEGRSPGAGRELLSAEDRRVERILLELRLVDGVPLSLLAPAGLAASRKALADELLEPGPYEAGRAVLTLRGRLLADAVVRDLVD
- a CDS encoding DUF3097 domain-containing protein; this translates as MREYSPDLTPQWKRPKAVPEVAADPDLVVEVAGTDFCGAVVACEAGTVTLEDRFGKRRVFPMEPRAFLLDGAVVTLVRPSRGPSAPARTASGSIAVPGARARVARAGRIYVEGRHDAELVERVWGDDLRIEGVVVEYLEGVDDLPAVVAEFGPAPDARLGVLVDHLVPGSKESRIAAAVAATSPDVLVVGHPYVDVWQAVKPSALGIAAWPVVPRGQDWKTGVCRALGWPENTGAAWQHILSRVGSYKDLEPTLLGRVEELIDFVTGDGGA
- the hrcA gene encoding heat-inducible transcriptional repressor HrcA, translated to MLSERRLEVLRAIVQDYVGTEEPVGSKALTERHRLGVSPATVRNDMAVLEEEGYIAQPHTSAGRIPTDKGYRLFVDKLAGVKPLSTPERRAIQNFLDGAVDLDDVVGRTVRLLAQLTRQVAVVQYPSLTRSTVRHVELLSLAPARLMLVLITDTGRVEQRLVDCPSPFGEASLADLRARLNSRVVGRRFTDVPPLVQDLPESFEAEDRGTVSTVLSTLLETLVEEAEERLMIGGTANLTRFGHDFPLTIRPVLEALEEQVVLLKLLGEANESGMAVRIGHENAYEGLNSTSVVSVGYGSGGETVAKLGVVGPTRMDYPGTMGAVRAVARYVGQILAES
- a CDS encoding MBL fold metallo-hydrolase; translation: MDVHWEEAGWERLTARTGRRRLPVWDCTVGLVVGDGSVLLVDPGSCVREGTEVRAEAERLTGRSVTHIAFTHGHFDHVLGASAFPGAQVFGAVGLAALLATGREELRRDAVRHGLAQAEASEAVDRLVLPDHQVSGEWTLDLGGVQVLLANVGPGHTGHDLAVFVAGDRETVFCGDLVEESGEPVAGPDAVPRQWPAALDRLLALGGEDALYVPGHGAVVDARFVRAQRATLAARSGVS
- a CDS encoding long-chain fatty acid--CoA ligase; its protein translation is MSDTQTYLENRPPTVAVLFRERVAATPNDEAYRYPVPAAGGQGAPDDWKSLSWSQAADRVFAIAAGLISLGLETEQRVALASNTRVEWILSDLGVMCAGGAVTTIYPSTNADESAFILADSESRVLIAEDAKQLAKARERRADLPGLRHVVVLDADDAVAVEGDPEGWVLSLAELEERGKEHLAKHPGAVDERIASITSDQLATLIYTSGTTGRPKGVRLLHDNWSYLAKAMVATGLIGKEDVQYLWLPLAHVFGKVLTSGQIEAGHVTAVDGRIDKIIENLPVVQPTYMAAVPRIFEKVYNGVAAKARAAGGAKYKIFQWSAGVAREYARVTQDNYRRTGRATAPLGLTTKHKIADALVYSKLRDAFGGKLRAAVSGASALAPDIGFFFSGAGIHILEGYGLTESSAASFVNPGEAYRTGTVGKPLPGTEVRIADDGEVLLRGPGIMEGYHGQPDKTDEVLESDGWLHTGDIGELSPDGYLRITDRKKDLIKTSGGKYVAPAEIEGQFKAICPYVSTIVVHGADRNFCSALIALDEPSILGWAAENGLEGRTYQEVLAAPETDRLIETYVQTLNEGLQRWQTVKKFRILPRDLDVEHGDLTPSLKLKRPVVEREFKHLIEEMYEGAREV